One window of the Strix uralensis isolate ZFMK-TIS-50842 chromosome 3, bStrUra1, whole genome shotgun sequence genome contains the following:
- the MTFR2 gene encoding mitochondrial fission regulator 2: protein MALVLDLLRRVLEYFGWPPDQAVFLEAHMFSSSITHMIRTCLPSAISSRRHFQQLYAVIRKYHAKVISVCQKKKYGSTRSVVRRLGTILSLEPHPRPYFQLVQDPSPLGNDEQSTAPTPVAPSLADVLCVENNEGQAFTRFRTELWGKEKRTVYRDLHPSIASIRSVVKHSTQKDCLVDQAALQKISALEDELTFLRGQIAAIVSAQALGSIPSQAFKTFSTSDGFYPVPAMTSTPLSVSHNHFVIPSPPPLPSGVPSGVGASNLGIELIKQRRAERNSGSNAAGSADHQRTKNVPSMMDVLKDLNKVQLRATERSPGGTPLSKPKKRRSSDWDPVALLTHALKQKFAHKNDDEDDSLDKENRSFDSSPFSSPEIPLVGRCSLKPTAKSSLTRTDEVKQVPT from the exons ATGGCGCTGGTGCTGGATCTCCTCAGGCGGGTGCTGGAGTACTTCGGCTGGCCACCCGACCAG GCCGTATTTTTGGAAGCTCACATGTTCAGCAGCAGTATCACTCATATGATCAGAACATGCCTGCCTTCAGCAATCTCATCAAGAAGGCATTTCCAGCAGTTATATGCCGTCATAAGGAAGTATCACGCTAAG GTCATATCTGtttgccaaaaaaagaaatatggatCTACTCGAAGTGTTGTCCGTAGGCTTGGGACAATTCTTTCCTTAGAGCCCCACCCAAGACCTTATTTTCAA cTTGTTCAAGACCCAAGTCCGTTGGGTAATGATGAACAAAGCACAGCTCCAACTCCTGTAGCTCCGTCACTTGCTGATGTCCTATGTGTGGAAAATAACGAGGGACAAGCATTTACTAGATTTAG GACTGAAttatggggaaaagaaaaacgTACAGTGTATCGTGACCTACATCCATCTATAGCTTCAATACGAAGCGTCGTAAAACACAGTACACAAAAAGACTGTCTTGTTGATCAGGCAGCACTCCAGAAAATTTCTGCGCTTGAAGATGAGCTAACCTTTCTTCGTGGTCAGATTGCTGCGATTGTTTCAGCACAGGCATTGGGAAGCATTCCATCAC AAGCCTTTAAAACATTCAGCACATCAGATGGATTTTACCCAGTGCCAGCCATGACTTCTACGCCATTGTCCGTCTCTCACAATCACTTTGTAATTCCCTCGCCTCCTCCACTTCCTTCTGGTGTACCATCTGGTGTTGGTGCTAGTAATTTGGGAATTGAACTTATAAAACAACGTCGTGCTGAAAGAAACAGTGGTTCAAATGCAGCTGGTAGTGCTGATCACCAGAGGACGAAGAACGTTCCTAGTATGATGGATGTTTTGAAAGACCTAAACAAAGTTCAGTTGCGAGCTACTGAGAG gtcACCTGGAGGTACTCCTCTTTCTAAACCCAAAAAGAGGCGAAGTTCTGACTGGGATCCAGTTGCTCTACTAACTCATGCACTAAAGCAGAAATTTGCACATAAaaatgatgatgaagatgattcCCTGGACAAAGAAAATCGATCTTTTGATAGCTCCCCATTTTCTAGTCCAGAGATCCCACTG GTTGGACGTTGCAGTCTGAAGCCAACTGCAAAATCTAGCCTTACAAGAACTGATGAAGTTAAGCAGGTACCAACGTGA